A stretch of Bos taurus isolate L1 Dominette 01449 registration number 42190680 breed Hereford chromosome 5, ARS-UCD2.0, whole genome shotgun sequence DNA encodes these proteins:
- the LOC100847268 gene encoding C-type lectin domain family 2 member A, producing the protein MTSSYTSIYLPEEAPSVEAVCFHQCPCLHDEMQALPASTGDAPREAVCKLKKAWCKENKFLILALIFIAVLVVVTVLCLISSESAKAMECSEEWIGVRRKCFYFSDDTRNWTASKRFCNSQGSELAQIDTPEDMKFLKKHAGTSMYWIGLSRKLGESWKWTNGTTFNAGFEISGNGPFAFLNSDGVHSSRGFVDIKWICSKPISKT; encoded by the exons ATGACTTCGTCCTACACCAGCATTTACCTGCCAGAAGAAGCTCCCAGTGTGGAAGCCGTTTGCTTCCACCAGTGTCCATGTCTCCACGATGAGATGCAGGCCCTCCCAGCCTCTACAGGAGATGCTCCAAGAGAAGCAG tttGCAAGTTGAAAAAAGCCTGGtgtaaggaaaataaatttcttatacTTGCCCTGATTTTTATAGCTGTCCTTGTAGTAGTAACAG tattatgtTTGATATCTTCAGAAAGTGCCAAAGCTATGGAATGTTCAGAGGAGTGGATTGGTGTAAGAAGGAAGTGCTTCTATTTTTCGGATGATACCAGAAATTGGACAGCCAGTAAAAGATTTTGCAATTCACAGGGATCAGAACTTGCTCAGATTGATACACCAGAGGATATG AAATTTTTGAAGAAGCATGCAGGAACTTCTATGTACTGGATTGGATTAAGCAGAAAACTAGGAGAGTCTTGGAAATGGACAAATGGCACTACATTCAATGCTGG gTTTGAAATCAGTGGGAATGGACcctttgcttttttgaattcTGATGGAGTCCACAGTTCCAGGGGATTTGTTGATATCAAGTGGATTTGCAGCAAACCAATATCTAAAACATAG